From the genome of Flavobacterium luteolum, one region includes:
- a CDS encoding gluconate 5-dehydrogenase, protein MTNLFDIKGKVALITGSTHGLGMAMAKGLGQAGATIVVNGNSSQEKIDNAVAELKSEGINAVGYKFNVTEEQEVKEAVAKIQSEVGPIDILINNAGIIKRIPLLDMEVSDFREVVDIDLVSPFIVSKHVAKGMIERRQGKIINICSMMSELGRNTVSAYAAAKGGLKMLTKNMATEWAKYNVQINGIGPGYFATEQTKPIRVDGHPFNDFIISRTPAAKWGDPSDLAGAAIFLSSKASDFVNGHILYVDGGILATIGKPSNEE, encoded by the coding sequence ATGACAAATTTGTTTGATATAAAAGGAAAAGTTGCCTTAATAACAGGAAGTACACACGGACTAGGAATGGCAATGGCAAAAGGATTAGGTCAGGCGGGTGCAACAATTGTTGTGAACGGAAATTCTTCTCAAGAAAAAATTGATAATGCTGTAGCTGAATTAAAAAGTGAAGGCATTAATGCGGTAGGCTACAAATTTAATGTAACCGAAGAGCAGGAAGTAAAAGAAGCGGTTGCTAAAATTCAGAGCGAAGTTGGACCAATCGATATCTTGATCAATAATGCAGGAATTATCAAAAGAATTCCGTTGCTAGATATGGAAGTGTCAGATTTCAGAGAAGTAGTTGACATTGATCTTGTAAGTCCGTTTATCGTTTCTAAGCACGTTGCAAAAGGAATGATTGAAAGAAGACAAGGAAAAATCATCAACATTTGCTCTATGATGAGTGAATTGGGACGAAATACAGTTTCTGCTTATGCTGCTGCAAAAGGTGGTTTGAAAATGCTAACTAAAAATATGGCAACAGAATGGGCAAAATACAATGTTCAGATTAACGGAATCGGTCCTGGATATTTTGCAACAGAACAAACAAAACCAATTAGAGTCGATGGACATCCGTTTAACGATTTTATCATCAGCAGAACGCCAGCTGCAAAATGGGGAGATCCAAGCGATTTGGCTGGAGCAGCAATATTTTTATCATCTAAAGCGAGTGATTTTGTAAACGGTCACATTTTATATGTAGATGGAGGAATCCTTGCAACTATCGGAAAACCTTCAAACGAAGAATAA
- a CDS encoding sugar kinase, translating into MSRVVAFGEIMLRLSTERHLRFSQSTAFGATYGGGEFNVCVSLANYGVNAEFVTRLPENEIGFSALKEIRKMNVESKNIVYGGERLGIYFLETGAGTRGSNVVYDRAHSAMSTIEKGQVDWDKVLEGAEWFHWSGITPAISESAAEACLEAIKIAHKKGIKISCDLNYRSKLWQYGKTPSEVMPEMLKYSNVILGDIDTAYFMLGIPKANPNYQDEKSLPAVYDKLFELIPSLKIAATTLRYSVSASHQRIGGILYDGKAIYSAAVKEVTPVVDRVGSGDAFMGGLIYGLLEYNNNQRALDFAVAACCLKHTIAGDYNLVTLKEVENMIDGDGSALVSR; encoded by the coding sequence ATGAGTAGAGTAGTTGCATTTGGAGAAATCATGCTGCGTTTATCGACAGAAAGACATTTGCGTTTTTCGCAATCTACAGCATTTGGTGCTACTTATGGTGGCGGTGAATTTAATGTATGTGTTTCTCTGGCTAATTATGGTGTAAATGCTGAATTTGTTACCAGATTACCTGAAAATGAAATTGGTTTTTCTGCTTTAAAAGAAATCAGAAAGATGAATGTCGAGTCTAAAAACATTGTTTATGGAGGGGAACGTTTAGGAATCTATTTCTTAGAAACTGGAGCAGGAACTCGCGGAAGCAATGTGGTTTACGATCGTGCTCACAGCGCAATGTCGACCATAGAAAAAGGACAGGTTGATTGGGACAAGGTTTTGGAAGGTGCAGAATGGTTTCATTGGAGTGGAATTACACCAGCAATTTCTGAAAGTGCAGCTGAAGCTTGTTTAGAGGCAATTAAAATTGCTCATAAAAAAGGAATTAAAATTTCATGCGATTTAAACTATAGATCAAAACTTTGGCAGTACGGAAAAACTCCAAGTGAGGTAATGCCAGAAATGCTGAAATACAGCAATGTGATTTTGGGAGATATAGATACGGCGTATTTCATGTTGGGAATCCCGAAAGCAAATCCGAATTATCAGGACGAAAAATCACTTCCAGCAGTATATGATAAATTGTTTGAGTTGATTCCGAGCTTAAAAATTGCGGCAACAACACTACGTTATTCTGTTAGTGCTTCTCACCAGAGAATTGGCGGAATTTTATACGACGGAAAAGCAATTTATAGTGCAGCCGTAAAAGAAGTTACTCCGGTTGTAGACCGTGTAGGAAGCGGTGATGCTTTTATGGGCGGATTAATCTACGGTTTATTGGAATATAATAATAACCAGAGAGCATTAGACTTTGCAGTTGCAGCTTGTTGTTTAAAACATACAATTGCAGGAGATTATAACTTGGTTACTTTAAAAGAAGTTGAAAATATGATTGATGGTGATGGTTCTGCATTAGTATCAAGATAA
- the uxaC gene encoding glucuronate isomerase, which produces MSQKFIHDNFLLENKYAEELYHNYSKNQPIIDYHNHLNPQFIAEDKIFDNITQVWINGDHYKWRAMRTLGINEQFVTGNGSDKDKFLNWGKTVPYTMRNPLYHWTHLELARYFDIYDLLNEKSAEKIYIETSEKINSQAYSTQNLLKKVNAELVCTTEDPIDSLEFHQKFANNSTGIKMSTAFRPDKAILIANDGYIAYLDTLGDVSGIAINTYADLQSALRKRIEFFNANGCKLSDHGLNQIDFENYTESEVNAIFKKKRENGELSPEEVLKFHSAILVFLSETYHEFGWVQQFHLGALRNNNARMHRILGPDTGWDSIGDYPQAQKLSAFLNALDSKDKLTKTIIYNLNPADNEVMATMIGNFNDGSVRGKVQFGSGWWFLDQKDGMTKQLNALSNMGLISCFVGMLTDSRSFLSFPRHEYFRRILCNLLGDEIKRGELPNDMEWIGKLVSDISYNNAKEYFKF; this is translated from the coding sequence ATGAGCCAGAAATTCATACACGATAATTTTTTATTAGAAAATAAATATGCTGAAGAGTTATATCACAATTACTCTAAAAATCAGCCCATTATAGATTACCACAATCACTTAAATCCGCAGTTTATCGCAGAGGATAAAATCTTCGATAACATTACGCAAGTTTGGATTAATGGCGATCACTACAAATGGCGTGCAATGCGTACTTTAGGAATCAACGAGCAGTTTGTAACAGGAAATGGTTCAGATAAAGATAAATTCTTAAACTGGGGAAAAACAGTTCCGTACACAATGCGTAATCCGTTGTATCACTGGACACATTTAGAATTGGCTCGTTATTTTGATATTTATGATTTGTTGAATGAAAAATCTGCAGAGAAAATTTATATCGAAACTTCTGAGAAAATAAATTCACAAGCGTATAGCACGCAAAACCTTCTTAAAAAAGTAAATGCTGAATTAGTTTGTACTACAGAAGATCCAATTGATTCGTTAGAATTTCACCAAAAATTCGCGAATAACTCAACTGGAATTAAAATGAGTACGGCTTTCAGACCCGATAAAGCCATCTTAATTGCTAATGATGGTTATATTGCATATCTGGACACATTAGGGGATGTGTCCGGTATTGCAATTAACACTTATGCTGATTTACAATCTGCTTTAAGAAAAAGAATCGAATTCTTTAATGCAAACGGATGTAAATTAAGTGATCATGGATTGAATCAAATTGATTTTGAGAACTATACAGAAAGTGAAGTAAATGCTATTTTCAAAAAGAAAAGAGAAAATGGCGAATTGTCTCCAGAAGAGGTTTTAAAATTCCATAGTGCTATTTTAGTTTTCTTATCAGAAACTTATCATGAGTTTGGATGGGTGCAGCAGTTTCACTTAGGTGCATTGCGTAACAATAATGCACGTATGCACAGAATCTTAGGTCCAGATACAGGATGGGATTCTATTGGAGATTATCCGCAAGCGCAAAAATTATCAGCTTTCTTAAACGCTTTAGACAGTAAAGATAAATTGACTAAAACGATTATTTATAACCTGAATCCTGCTGATAACGAAGTTATGGCAACAATGATTGGAAACTTTAACGACGGAAGTGTTCGCGGAAAAGTACAATTTGGTTCTGGATGGTGGTTCTTAGATCAGAAAGATGGAATGACAAAACAATTGAATGCGCTTTCAAACATGGGTTTAATTAGCTGTTTTGTTGGAATGTTGACAGATTCTAGAAGTTTCTTATCGTTCCCAAGACACGAATATTTCAGACGTATTTTATGTAACCTTTTGGGAGACGAAATCAAACGTGGTGAACTTCCAAATGATATGGAATGGATCGGAAAATTAGTTTCTGATATTTCATACAACAACGCTAAAGAATATTTCAAATTTTAA
- a CDS encoding glycoside hydrolase family 28 protein: MITNKIVAIKKIVFLAFLGLLVSSCVRHSSSVSSENPWKTMDLVIKSIPQVHFSDKVYNINDFGAVADGKTLNTLAFQKAIKECAANGGGKVLVPNGKYLTGAIHLESNVNLHLEDNAEILFSLNPKDYPIVHTSWEGTEVMNYSPLIYAKNKTNIAVTGKGTLNGQADSTNWWIWSGGKNYGWKKGIPSQNDPTNREVLVDMAEKGVPVSERVFGEGRYLRPNFIEFFECNTALVKDVKIINSPFWILHPIKTNNMIIDGVTVNSHGPNNDGCDPEYSQNIIIRNCTFNTGDDCIAIKAGRDGDGRRVAIPSKNIIVQNCKMIDGHGGVVIGSEISAGVNNVFVENCVMDSPNLDRAIRIKTNSKRGGIIENIYVRNLEVGTVKECVLKLNMFYNVYGSQTGNFIPTIRNVSLENVTVKNGGKYSVWAEGYKESPVENITLKNVKIQKVDSLYLLKNVKNINFINTYINEKKVESITN; the protein is encoded by the coding sequence ATGATTACAAATAAGATAGTCGCAATAAAAAAGATTGTTTTTTTAGCCTTTTTAGGGCTTTTAGTGTCATCATGTGTAAGACATTCTTCTTCTGTTTCTTCGGAGAATCCTTGGAAAACAATGGATTTAGTTATAAAAAGTATTCCGCAAGTCCATTTTTCGGATAAAGTTTACAACATCAACGACTTTGGTGCTGTTGCTGATGGAAAAACGTTAAACACTTTAGCGTTTCAAAAAGCTATAAAAGAATGCGCTGCAAATGGCGGTGGGAAAGTCTTAGTTCCAAATGGAAAATATTTAACAGGAGCCATTCATTTAGAAAGTAATGTCAATCTGCATTTGGAAGACAATGCTGAGATTCTTTTTAGTTTGAATCCGAAAGATTATCCTATTGTTCATACTTCTTGGGAAGGAACCGAAGTGATGAATTATTCTCCGCTTATTTATGCAAAAAACAAAACCAATATTGCCGTTACGGGAAAAGGCACTTTAAATGGCCAAGCTGATAGCACAAATTGGTGGATTTGGTCTGGTGGAAAAAATTATGGATGGAAAAAAGGTATTCCGTCTCAAAATGATCCAACAAATCGTGAAGTATTAGTCGATATGGCGGAAAAAGGAGTTCCGGTTTCAGAAAGAGTTTTTGGAGAAGGACGTTACTTAAGACCGAATTTTATTGAGTTTTTTGAATGTAATACTGCTTTAGTAAAAGATGTTAAAATTATTAATTCTCCATTCTGGATTTTGCATCCAATAAAAACAAACAACATGATTATTGATGGTGTAACGGTTAATAGCCATGGCCCGAATAATGATGGTTGCGATCCTGAATATTCTCAAAATATTATAATTAGAAATTGCACTTTCAACACAGGCGATGATTGTATTGCAATTAAAGCAGGACGCGACGGAGACGGTAGAAGAGTAGCAATACCAAGCAAAAATATCATTGTACAAAACTGTAAAATGATTGATGGTCATGGAGGAGTTGTAATTGGAAGTGAAATTTCGGCTGGAGTAAATAATGTCTTTGTTGAAAATTGCGTCATGGACAGTCCAAATTTGGATCGTGCCATTCGAATCAAAACCAATTCAAAAAGAGGTGGAATCATTGAAAATATCTACGTAAGAAATCTTGAAGTTGGAACCGTAAAAGAATGTGTTCTGAAATTGAATATGTTTTATAATGTCTACGGATCCCAAACAGGGAATTTTATTCCAACCATCAGAAATGTAAGCTTAGAGAATGTGACTGTAAAAAATGGCGGAAAATATAGCGTTTGGGCAGAAGGCTATAAAGAGTCGCCAGTTGAGAACATTACACTGAAGAATGTAAAAATTCAAAAAGTAGACTCACTCTATTTATTAAAAAACGTTAAAAACATAAATTTTATAAATACCTATATCAATGAGAAAAAAGTAGAATCTATTACTAACTAA
- a CDS encoding bifunctional 4-hydroxy-2-oxoglutarate aldolase/2-dehydro-3-deoxy-phosphogluconate aldolase yields MAKYSRIEVAQTMKDNGMVPLFFHSDIELSKKVLKACYDGGSRLMEFTSRGDFAHEVFGALNKYALAELPGMILGVGSITDAASASLYMSLGANFIVTPVFREDIAIACNRRKVLWSPGCGTLTEIARAEELGCEIVKLFPADTYGPEFIKAIKGPCPWTNIMPTGGVYPTKESLSSWLNAGATCVGLGSQLISKDILDNKDFDGLTAKVKQVLDIIKDIRK; encoded by the coding sequence ATGGCAAAATATTCAAGAATAGAAGTAGCTCAGACAATGAAAGATAATGGAATGGTTCCGTTGTTTTTTCATTCTGATATTGAGTTAAGTAAGAAAGTTTTAAAAGCGTGTTACGATGGAGGTTCCAGATTAATGGAATTTACAAGTCGAGGCGATTTTGCTCACGAGGTTTTCGGAGCTTTAAACAAATATGCTTTAGCAGAACTGCCAGGAATGATTCTGGGAGTTGGTTCTATTACAGATGCAGCTTCGGCTTCGTTGTACATGAGTTTGGGAGCAAATTTTATTGTAACTCCAGTTTTTAGAGAAGATATAGCTATAGCTTGTAATCGTAGAAAAGTGCTTTGGTCGCCAGGCTGCGGTACTTTGACAGAAATTGCGAGAGCGGAAGAATTAGGTTGTGAAATCGTAAAATTATTTCCAGCTGATACTTACGGACCGGAATTTATTAAAGCGATAAAAGGCCCATGTCCGTGGACAAACATTATGCCTACAGGCGGTGTTTATCCAACAAAAGAAAGTTTGAGTTCATGGTTAAATGCGGGAGCAACCTGCGTTGGTTTGGGCTCACAGTTAATTTCAAAAGACATACTTGACAATAAAGACTTCGACGGACTTACTGCAAAAGTGAAACAGGTTCTTGACATTATAAAAGATATTAGAAAATAG
- a CDS encoding LacI family DNA-binding transcriptional regulator, which translates to MSEKVTIYDIAEKLNITAATVSRALNNNPKIKEATRELVIKTAAAMNYKQNKLALALKSGRSNNIGVIVPRIDSNFFASVIRGIEEELYPHGYQVIICQTHESIKRENENLHTLVDAQVDGIMMSVTGISDENDSAFRNVLEKNVPLIFFDRSKHIDGVSSVTINDFKGGYLATKHLIDEGCRNIAHFSGDQSLDIFKNRFLGYKQALLDNGLPFSEEYVIFTKSSVDAGKEAVDKLLQLQTPPDAIFSSSDFAALGAIQELKERNISIPSEFCVAGFSNEPFTKFMELSITSVDQSPLEMGRMSARVFLEQVDKTDTIKIEKKVVLAPELHIRKSSTRSNF; encoded by the coding sequence ATGAGTGAAAAAGTAACTATTTACGATATTGCTGAAAAACTAAACATCACAGCTGCAACCGTTTCCAGAGCGTTAAATAATAATCCTAAAATAAAGGAAGCGACGCGTGAGTTGGTTATCAAGACTGCTGCTGCAATGAACTACAAGCAAAATAAACTGGCGCTAGCTTTAAAAAGTGGCCGAAGTAATAATATCGGAGTTATTGTGCCGCGTATTGACAGTAATTTTTTCGCATCGGTTATTCGTGGAATCGAAGAAGAACTTTATCCTCACGGTTATCAGGTTATTATCTGCCAAACTCACGAAAGCATTAAAAGGGAAAATGAAAACCTTCATACACTTGTAGATGCTCAAGTTGACGGTATCATGATGTCTGTTACTGGTATTTCAGATGAGAATGACAGTGCTTTCAGAAATGTATTGGAGAAAAATGTACCGCTAATATTTTTTGATAGAAGCAAACACATTGACGGCGTAAGTTCTGTAACCATTAATGACTTTAAAGGAGGTTATTTAGCAACAAAACACCTTATTGATGAAGGCTGCCGTAACATTGCTCATTTCTCTGGAGATCAATCGTTAGACATTTTCAAAAACAGGTTTTTAGGATACAAACAAGCATTGCTAGATAACGGACTTCCTTTTAGTGAAGAATATGTTATTTTTACTAAAAGTAGCGTAGATGCTGGTAAAGAGGCTGTCGACAAACTTTTACAATTACAAACTCCGCCTGATGCCATTTTTTCTTCAAGTGATTTTGCCGCATTGGGAGCTATTCAAGAGTTAAAAGAACGAAATATCAGTATTCCAAGTGAGTTTTGTGTTGCTGGTTTCAGTAACGAACCATTTACAAAATTCATGGAATTATCTATTACCTCTGTAGATCAGTCACCATTGGAAATGGGAAGAATGTCCGCCCGAGTTTTCTTAGAACAGGTGGACAAAACAGATACTATTAAAATTGAAAAAAAGGTTGTTCTTGCTCCAGAATTACATATTCGTAAATCTTCAACAAGAAGTAATTTTTAA
- a CDS encoding tagaturonate reductase has product MKKLNRINTGLEKLQPIKVVQFGEGNFLRAFVDYAFDKLNKEVDFNAGIAVVQPLKDGMVNMINDQDGLYTLFMNGIKKGEKIQDIVLINNIVKTINPYTEFANYLALAKEEELQFIVSNTTEAGIEFIESDTPDMQPPVSFPAKLTVLLYERFKHFNGDASKGVTIIPCELIDYNSETLKKYILQYVDLWKLEDAFKTWVSDACTYHSTLVDRIVPGYPRAEIEEYNNKLDYEDNLIVAAEPFFLWAIEGGDDLKAKLPFHKTDLNVKIVDDIRPFKMIKVRILNGAHTAMVPFSLLHGNKLVMETVNGDFTGKFVNSVISEISETLDMDKNEITAYSEEVMDRFKNPFIKHALADIALNSVSKFKVRVLPSLLGYYNANKKLPVNLTFSLASLIRFYKGTWNGQSLPVKDGEDITAFFNGLWKSDDYEKIARLTLQNKGFWDQDLTEIPGLTRVITIALEEIDSNGIEAGFAKFQERIK; this is encoded by the coding sequence ATGAAAAAATTAAATAGAATAAATACAGGATTAGAAAAGTTACAGCCAATTAAAGTAGTTCAGTTTGGAGAAGGTAACTTTTTAAGAGCCTTTGTTGATTATGCTTTTGATAAACTAAATAAAGAAGTCGATTTTAATGCCGGTATTGCAGTAGTTCAGCCTTTGAAAGACGGTATGGTAAATATGATTAATGATCAGGATGGTCTTTATACCTTGTTTATGAACGGAATTAAAAAAGGTGAAAAGATACAAGATATTGTGTTAATTAATAATATTGTAAAAACTATAAACCCATATACTGAATTTGCAAATTATTTGGCTTTAGCCAAAGAAGAAGAACTTCAGTTTATTGTTTCTAATACTACAGAAGCTGGAATTGAATTTATTGAAAGTGATACTCCAGACATGCAGCCACCAGTTTCATTTCCTGCAAAATTGACGGTTTTGTTATATGAAAGATTTAAGCATTTTAATGGAGATGCTTCTAAAGGAGTTACAATAATTCCGTGTGAATTAATTGATTATAACTCTGAAACGCTTAAAAAATATATTTTACAATATGTTGATTTATGGAAGTTAGAAGATGCATTTAAGACTTGGGTATCAGATGCTTGTACCTATCATAGTACTTTGGTTGACAGAATTGTTCCTGGATATCCAAGAGCTGAAATTGAAGAGTACAATAATAAATTAGATTATGAGGACAATTTAATTGTTGCGGCTGAACCTTTTTTCCTTTGGGCTATTGAAGGTGGAGATGATCTAAAAGCAAAATTGCCTTTCCACAAAACAGATTTGAATGTAAAAATCGTTGATGATATACGTCCTTTTAAAATGATTAAAGTTCGTATTTTAAACGGTGCGCATACGGCAATGGTTCCTTTTTCACTTTTGCATGGTAATAAATTAGTAATGGAAACTGTTAACGGAGATTTTACAGGAAAATTTGTGAATAGCGTTATTAGTGAAATTAGTGAAACTCTTGATATGGACAAAAATGAAATTACAGCCTATTCTGAGGAAGTAATGGACAGATTTAAAAATCCATTTATCAAACATGCACTTGCTGATATTGCATTAAATTCTGTATCGAAATTCAAAGTAAGAGTTTTGCCTAGTTTATTAGGATATTATAATGCGAACAAAAAATTACCTGTTAATTTGACTTTTTCATTAGCGAGCTTAATTCGTTTCTATAAAGGAACTTGGAATGGTCAAAGTTTACCGGTTAAAGATGGTGAAGATATTACAGCATTCTTTAACGGACTTTGGAAGTCTGATGATTATGAGAAAATTGCTCGTTTAACATTGCAAAACAAAGGTTTCTGGGATCAGGATTTAACTGAAATTCCAGGTTTAACAAGAGTAATTACAATTGCTTTGGAAGAAATAGATTCAAACGGAATTGAAGCTGGTTTTGCTAAGTTTCAAGAAAGAATAAAATAA
- a CDS encoding UxaA family hydrolase: protein MATQKKLIKVHPTDNVAVALVDLTAGEVIDFEGQSITVESDVKMKHKIAMVPFNVGDRIIMYGVLVGKASARIEKGGLLSTANVKHESDKVTGKTETIGWNAPNVDKWKDRTWQGYHREDGQVGTENVWLFFPLVFCENRNIEILKDIFEKELMKPKENDYQLLLRSLVKSETGGAGNQEASNDANLFNNIEVKFITHQGGCGGIRQDSHSLAKLLAGYVNNPNVAGATVLSLGCQNLQISIFKEALDAINPNSKKPVLIYDQQSIGTIETMLSSVVKDTFEAIKKANEIKREPAPLSKLRIGLECGGSDGFSGISANPTLGVLSDHLVALGGTTILSEFPELCGVEQELVNRCVDDKDGKRFLDLMKWYEKTVVDAGSGFDMNPSPGNIKDGLITDAMKSAGAAKKGGTSPITGVFDYGEYINEPGFTLLCTPGNDVECTTAMVGSGANMVLFTTGLGTPTGNPIAPVVKISSNTQLANKMSDIIDIDTGGIITGEKSIDEMADEMLEFIIDVASGNIKTKAAILNQNDFIPWKRGVSL, encoded by the coding sequence ATGGCAACGCAGAAAAAATTAATAAAAGTACACCCAACCGATAATGTTGCGGTTGCTTTGGTGGATCTTACTGCAGGCGAAGTGATTGATTTTGAAGGACAATCAATTACCGTAGAGTCTGATGTAAAAATGAAACATAAGATTGCAATGGTTCCTTTTAATGTAGGGGACAGAATCATTATGTATGGTGTTTTGGTTGGAAAAGCAAGCGCTAGAATCGAAAAAGGCGGATTGCTTTCTACAGCAAACGTAAAACACGAAAGTGATAAAGTTACTGGTAAAACAGAAACTATTGGCTGGAATGCTCCAAATGTTGATAAATGGAAAGACAGAACGTGGCAGGGCTATCATAGAGAAGATGGACAAGTTGGAACAGAAAATGTATGGTTATTTTTCCCATTAGTTTTTTGTGAAAACAGAAACATCGAAATCTTAAAAGATATTTTCGAGAAAGAATTGATGAAACCAAAAGAGAACGATTATCAGTTATTGTTACGTTCTTTGGTGAAATCAGAAACGGGTGGAGCAGGAAATCAAGAAGCTTCAAACGATGCTAATTTATTCAATAATATTGAAGTAAAATTCATTACACACCAAGGTGGTTGCGGTGGAATTCGTCAGGATTCTCACAGTTTAGCGAAGCTTTTGGCTGGATATGTAAACAATCCAAACGTGGCTGGAGCAACAGTATTGAGTTTAGGATGTCAGAATCTTCAAATTTCAATTTTCAAAGAAGCTTTAGATGCTATTAATCCGAACAGTAAAAAACCTGTTTTGATTTACGATCAGCAATCTATCGGAACAATTGAAACGATGTTGAGCAGTGTGGTAAAAGACACTTTTGAAGCTATTAAAAAAGCTAATGAAATTAAGAGAGAGCCAGCTCCATTGTCTAAGCTAAGAATTGGTTTAGAGTGCGGTGGATCTGACGGATTCTCTGGAATTTCTGCAAACCCAACATTGGGAGTGTTATCAGATCATTTAGTTGCTTTAGGAGGAACTACAATTCTTTCTGAATTTCCTGAATTATGTGGAGTAGAGCAAGAATTAGTAAATCGTTGTGTAGATGATAAGGACGGAAAACGTTTCTTAGACTTAATGAAATGGTACGAAAAAACAGTTGTTGATGCAGGTTCAGGATTTGATATGAATCCTTCTCCAGGTAACATTAAAGACGGTTTGATTACAGATGCTATGAAATCGGCTGGTGCTGCTAAAAAAGGTGGAACATCGCCAATTACAGGTGTTTTTGATTACGGAGAATATATTAACGAACCAGGCTTTACATTGTTATGTACGCCAGGAAATGACGTAGAATGTACTACTGCAATGGTTGGTTCTGGTGCAAATATGGTATTGTTTACAACAGGTTTAGGAACTCCAACAGGAAATCCAATTGCGCCAGTTGTAAAGATTTCATCAAATACGCAATTAGCAAACAAAATGTCTGATATTATCGATATTGATACTGGTGGAATTATCACTGGAGAAAAATCAATTGACGAAATGGCTGACGAAATGTTAGAATTCATTATTGACGTTGCTAGTGGTAACATTAAAACAAAAGCAGCTATTTTAAATCAGAACGATTTTATTCCTTGGAAAAGAGGGGTATCACTTTAG
- the kduI gene encoding 5-dehydro-4-deoxy-D-glucuronate isomerase codes for MTKYSSRYASSPEAVKKYDTQQLREEFLIDDLMQEDEVVLVYSHYDRYIAGSAVPVKGDLALETIDPLKAPYFLERRELGIINVGGSGSVVVEGTTYELGFKDALYIGAGNKEVVFKSDDKNNPAKFYLNSAPAHTTYPTKKVSLAEANKLQLGTMETANHRTVNQMIIGSVVTTCQLQMGMTELKPGSVWNTMPAHVHDRRMEVYFYLDIPQDQAVCHFMGQPQETRHIWMNNHQAVISPPWSIHSGSGTSNYTFIWGMAGENLDYGDMDVCKITDLR; via the coding sequence ATGACAAAATATAGTTCAAGATACGCGTCAAGCCCTGAAGCTGTAAAAAAATATGACACACAGCAATTGAGAGAAGAATTCTTAATTGATGACTTAATGCAGGAAGATGAAGTTGTATTGGTTTATTCGCATTACGACAGATACATTGCAGGTTCTGCAGTTCCTGTAAAAGGGGATTTAGCTTTAGAAACGATCGATCCTTTAAAAGCGCCTTATTTTTTAGAGCGTAGAGAATTAGGAATCATTAATGTTGGAGGAAGCGGTTCTGTTGTAGTAGAAGGAACAACTTATGAGTTAGGTTTTAAAGATGCTTTGTATATCGGAGCTGGAAATAAAGAGGTGGTTTTTAAAAGTGATGACAAAAATAATCCTGCTAAATTCTATTTAAACTCTGCACCTGCACATACTACTTACCCAACTAAAAAAGTAAGTTTAGCTGAAGCTAATAAATTACAATTGGGAACAATGGAAACGGCAAATCACCGTACCGTAAACCAAATGATTATTGGAAGTGTGGTTACCACTTGCCAATTGCAAATGGGAATGACTGAATTGAAGCCAGGAAGTGTTTGGAATACCATGCCAGCTCATGTTCACGATCGTAGAATGGAAGTATATTTTTATTTAGATATTCCACAAGATCAGGCTGTTTGTCACTTCATGGGACAACCACAGGAGACAAGACATATCTGGATGAACAATCATCAGGCAGTAATTTCTCCGCCTTGGTCTATTCACTCAGGCTCTGGAACTAGCAATTATACTTTTATCTGGGGAATGGCTGGTGAAAACTTAGATTACGGAGATATGGATGTTTGTAAAATCACTGATTTAAGATAA